The stretch of DNA CGCCTCACCGGCGAAAACACCATCTCCTGGCACAATCCGGCATCAGCGCATCAAAGCCGCATTCAGGGATGAAACAACGGGATGAAACGACCTCTTAAGCGGCAAGTCCAGCAGCTGACTGGAGAACACCGCAAACTCCAGGAACGGCTCGAAGGGGCCCGCTCCAACCTCCGTTTCGCCAACAAACGCATCGCTGATCTTGAAGCAAAAATCCTTGAGCAGGGCCGATGGTGCCCCTCGAACCAGGGCTGCAGATGTGCCTGAGCCTGAAGATTGGCAGCACACCTAGGTCTTGCCGAAAATGGATCGTCATGGCGGACCTACCTCCTAGCGTTCCGCCATGCAGATCGTTGTGACGCTGGACTGTGTCGACATTGAAGCGCAAGCGAACTTCTGGCTCGGCGCGCTCGCCCCGCTGGACTATCGTCGCGGCTTCCACGGACCTCCCTACCTGAGCCTGGTCGGGCCCGCTCCTGCCCCAACCCTTCTCCTGCAGCACGTCCCAGAACCGAAGCAGGGCAAGAACCGCATGCATCTTGACCTCGACTTCGGCACCGCAGACCTGACGTCCGAGGTCAATCGCCTCGAACAGCTGGGCGCTGCGAAGCTCTCTGAACAACTCAGCGAACACGGCTTTCGTTGGATCGTCGTTGCCGACCCGGAGG from Streptomyces sp. BA2 encodes:
- a CDS encoding VOC family protein, which translates into the protein MQIVVTLDCVDIEAQANFWLGALAPLDYRRGFHGPPYLSLVGPAPAPTLLLQHVPEPKQGKNRMHLDLDFGTADLTSEVNRLEQLGAAKLSEQLSEHGFRWIVVADPEGNEFCVFNPPKTLRHGRLRDA